The Hordeum vulgare subsp. vulgare chromosome 7H, MorexV3_pseudomolecules_assembly, whole genome shotgun sequence DNA window GCAGTGCGTGACCGTCAACAACAGTGGGACGTCCATCTCCACTTCTGACGATGAACGTTGGGAGGACGCATGACTATCTACCTCAGACAACATCCATAGTGACGACACGGAGTAGTTTTATCTATCTACGATAGTTATATTATCGTGTTGGACTAGTTTTATTATCTATATTATCGTGTTGGACTAGTTTATTATCTATGTGATGAACTATGTATCAAATATATGCATATATTTTTAGCGTGTTGGACTAGTTTTGCGTTTTAATTTACAGCTTCTGTTGAAGCGCCGCGCGCGCTAAAATATGCTCCGGTCGCTGGAGCCGTCGCTCGTGAGCTAGCCGCGCTGCGTTTGTTGGAGATGCTTTAAGGGCGTTTTTTAGGTGGAAATTACGCCGTGGCCTGTAAAATACTCCTGTATAATAAATAAGGGTGCAAAATGTTATTACAACGATACCAAGCGGAGATTCATATGATTGCTCAGCTTTTTCTTCGAGTCCTCCGAATGCCAAGACGTCCATTAATACTTACTAATGATCAGAGCATAGCAGACGAGCAAATATGTTGAAATCCAACGACCCACATGACTCAAGTGATTGTTGAGTGTTCAGGCATTTACTCAGCGGTTACCAACGAGCAGCGTGTCCATATATATATTGGCCAACCTCGCTACCATTAGATCACCATGCGAGATCTTTTCAAGTGTGCTTCAATATATTCAGCTAGCCATGAAGCTCCCGAGCTTCTATTTACGCTCATCGATGCTCGTGGCTTCCTTAGTCATCCAACTGCTGATCACGGCGGTGGTCAGTGGCGGCGGCGGTACTACGTCGTCATCGACGGTGGCGGCGTTGAAGAGATACAATGCCATGTTCACCTTCGGTGATTCGATGGAAGAGACCGGCAACATATGCGCCGCCAGCAGCAACAAGACGGAGCTCGATGTGCTCACCTGCACCCACCCGCCGTACGGCGAGACCTACTTCGGAAGGCCATCTTGCCGGTGGTGCGACGGCCGCGTGGTTATTGATTTCATCGGTACGTAAGTGATCCGTTTCTACGCAAGTTTTCCAAAGTAGCACAGAGGGACGAATGCATATTTGTTCCTAAACATGTGGAGAAAAATATACCGGAAGTTCTAAAAAACATTATTTTGTTGTCCCTGAATGCCAGCACAAGCACTTGGGCTCCCATTTGTCCCGCCATCGAAagcaaaaggcaaagattttCGGCGGGGCGCAAGCATGGCCATCACCGGCGGCACGGCCATGAACTTCTCCTTCTACAGATCTCTCGGCATCGAAGATCCAGTGTGGAACCATGGCTCACTGGACACGCAGATCCAGTGGTTCAAGGAGTTGATGCCCTCCATCTGCGGTACAGAACAAAGTGAGCGCATACTCTAATTTTCCTAGGTCTTTCGTCTTTGAAATGTTCTACTTATAAAGTATGTATGTCCAAATTAATTTGCCCCAATGAAGAAGTCTAAAGTTCTAAACTAACTCGCTGTTCATGCAGGTTGCAAAGCGTACCTACGAAAATCGTTGTTCATGTTCGGTGGATACGGCGGAAACGACTACAACGTGCAGCTGCTTGAACTTGACTTGACACCATTGCAGGCGATGAACTACACCCCAAAGATCGTCACTGCCATCGCTAATGGTGTCGAGGTACATGCGGTATTGACCACAAATTTTGCATGTTCCAGTGATACGTTACGTACGCATCCATGCAATTTTCTTCACAGAAGCTGATTGCTCTTGGCGCCGTCCACGTGGTCGTCCCGGGCATCTTCCCGACGGGCTGCCTCCCGATCTTCCTGTCGCTCTTCGGCGTCGCCGCCGGCGAGACCGACTTCGACGGCACCGGCTGCCTCAAGTCCTACAACCGCCTGACCGAGTACCACAACTCGTTGCTCCGGAAGCAGGTGGCGGCCCTCCAACAGAAGCACCGCAACTCGACGAGGATCATGTACGCGGACTACTACGGCCTCGTGTACCAGATGGTCCAAGAGCCCGAGAAATTCGGTGAGTGCATGCCCTTCGTCTTCTTGTGAAAATATGGAGAAATGGATTGATCTTAACGGGTTGGTGCCTTGGTGGTGGGTGTTGTGTGTTGTTGTGTCGATTGGTCACTAGGGTTTAGCAAGCCGTTCGAGGCGTGCTGCGGGGCGGGAGGGGGGAAGTACAACTTCGACGTCACCGCGAGATGCGGCATGGAGGGGGCGACCACCGCGTGCCACGACCCGTCGACGCGGCTGAGCTGGGacggcatccacccgacggaggaGGCGAGCAAGGTGATCGCCGGCGCATTGCTCAGGGGACCCTATTGCACCCCTCCGATCCTAGGCTGAAACTGCCGAAGCTTACGTACGGGTCGTCGCATGGAAGCCGAGTAGGCTCTGAAAACTTGTGATCGGGCTAAGAATAAAGCGATGCGCGCTGGTGGCGTCGTGGAAGCTCCTTGTTTTACTCTTGGAAGCTCCTTCCTTTACTCTTGATTGACGATAATTCTCACTCAATTTGCATAAATTTGTTCATGTATAATACACTATAAAATTTTCACCGTGCTAAAAAATTGTTCATCTATGCATGACGCATTACTAGGAGGTCGCACGAAACAACTAGAGACCCTAGCCGCCAGGCCGTCTACCGCCCCTTTCACCGGAGCCAGAGTGTGTTGCCGGGCAAAGCCTGCACGGCACCCATGATGTTAGGGATGTTCTTATCCCAGTGGGCTTGGTGGAGCAAAgggaattttgattttttttatttttccgcacgtatttttggttttttagatttttttatttttcttgatgTTTCGGTTTTTCATCGATCTTTCTTAGCCTTTTgataaataaaaattaaatatttttttgcatAAAAACGTGCTCTCTGTTTTTTTGTAAAAGATATGGTTTTGcttctgcgagaggcacggttgtgccttcgcaagaggcacggtcgtgcctttcgaaaacgaaaaaaaacgtgttttttctgcgagaggcacggttctgCTTCTGTGAGAGGCACAATTTTTCTTTCGTGAGAGCCACAGTTTTGGCCTTTGCGATGCACGGCCGTGTCACTACGAAAGGGAAAAAATAACgcgttttctttattttttcgtgagaggcatggttttgcttctaCGGGAGGCAGAGTCTTGCCTCCGTGAGAGGCACACCCATGCCTCGGAAAGGGAAAAATAACACGTTTTTTTTGTGAGAGGCATGATTTtgtttccgcgagaggcacgattttgtcttcgcgagaggcacgtccCCATGCCTCTCTCGGAAAAGAAAaacacgttttctgttttttttttctatcgcgagaggcatggttttttgGTTCGgttttttttgtgaaaaaaagttcgttaaaacctatcaacatgggatctagttttgaagatctcgacacgAGAAATCCAACAATGAAAATGGTTCAAGATTTGGACAcatggtttaggagataaaaacattttcaaaatacaaatctatgaaaaaggaaaaaactcCTAGGTTGCAACAAATGGCACGCATGCGATGCACCATTTATCACAACCTGAGAGCTGAGAGTGATATTTGAAAGGAGTATTTCCTAATTAGTGATTTTGTTGTAGACAAAATTGACAAATTCTCAGAACGGGCCTCTATGGGCCGTGATAACTTAAGCCGACCGACACGACATTCTCTATAGAAAACAAGCGAAATAAATAGTTGAGGTGTACATGTTTCAAAGGTCACTCCTGTCTCCCATATTTTGACAAATGACTCATTGCATGTGTGCCACTTGTTGTAAcctgagattttcctttcttcataGATCCATTTATTCATAACGTCTTATCTCTTAAACTACATTCAAATCTTGAACAATTTTCATCATTGGACCCCGCATCGAGATTTTTAAAATTAGATTCCATTTCGATACGTTTTGAAGAACATCTTTCACATAAACCGGTTGAAAAAACGGGACAAAAAACCATGCCTCTTACGGAAGTAATACTTTGCCTCTTTcggaaggaaaaaaagaaaacattTCTCTTTTTCTGATTCCGAAAGGCATGGCCGTGCCTTTCACGGAATGAAATCCGTGCCTCTtacgaaaaaaaagaaaaaaatatatgttttttctTTATTCCCAAAAGACACGGCTGTGCCTCTCACGGATGCAAATCCACGCCTTTCacggaaagaaaaaaaatgtgttttccctTTTCGAAAGGCAAAGCCGTACCTTTCATGGAAGCAAAACCATGCTACGTGACGAAGAAGGAAGAAATGTGCTTTTTTGtgcaatttttttgaattttttcatCTAAAAGATAAGAAAGGCCAGTGGAAAACCGAAAAGCCGAAAAAACACATAAAAATCAAAAACACgtatagaaaaataaaagaaataaatccAGAGAAAGTGCCTAGAGCACGACATGTGGCGACGACTGAGAACACATCAAGTGACGACACATGAGTGTGACCTTGAAAGGCCTTCGAAGGAGCACTCctcaattattattattatttttgcatgGTAATATGTGTCTCATTCATATTATAAAGATCCAAATACAAGTCACATAAGGATCGACATGACAAAACTGAAAAGATAACATAACATCTCTGAGTTTGACACCAACGCTCGTCATCTGTCTTTggcaccaccacaacaaccaccGAAGAAAAGAATGACGGATCACCTCCTCACCTGAGCTTGACGCGACTCCATGGCTTACATGCAGCTTTGCGAACCTCCAAGATGGCTCGTCAAAATTGAAGCCCTTTCCGTTGAACGAATAAGATCGGGACAACACTCCGGATACATCATCGAACTCCAGGTCTAGCACCCCGCGACTAAGACGCCGCAGTAGAAAACTATACCTAGCATCCACAAACCACGAACGCAACAGAAATTCCGTCTTTTAGATGTTGTTGATACAGACAACAATCTACATCCGCTTGTTGACTACCTCCCAAGCTCGACATCGACGTTGGAGCAAATGTTGTCTCAACGACGAAACCCGAGGACACAGGTCCACCACGAGGATGTCACCGCCACCACGCAGTCATTGCTTAAACAGATTGGTTTCCAAATTCATCCCTAACCATAGGACCAATGACCTCGTCGACGAAGGGTCCGAAGAATCTTTATTCACCGCTGCAATCATCACCGCCGAAACCAATACGACGAACAGACTAAAAACTTAGACTACGAAGACTAATTAGCAATCTGCACTTGTCGATCTGGCGACCACCTTATCACCAATGACCGAGGTCGCCAGCAGAGGGAAGCCGCACGAAAAATGCTAGAAGATTGTCCTCTCCAAACGCGGCTAGGGTTCAACCCGCCAAAAACAGGTGAAAGCAGGCTTTCGTGCCTCTGCCCGCTCCTCCATTAGTTGCTCCCTTACAACAGGCAGGATCGCcgtattgtactccctccgttttaaaatataagttttttagagattttattaaGGGACTACATgcgaaacaaaatgaatgaatctacattctagattatgtctatatacatctctaCTATTAATAAAGGGGATCTGTCGTCGTGATCGTTCGACCTTTCCTCTTTAGCTCCTCCCACCCACGTCCCCCAGCGATTTTTTTCCAATCCTTCAATCCCTCCAAAAACCAGCCTCCTTCACCCAAAAAAAAAACCATACAAAGAAACCGTCACATTCTCTGCCCCTCCACGACCGCTACCTTCCGCCTCGATTGCTCCATCTCGTGGCGCACACCCACGACCTCCGATCCATTCCTCCTCTTCACAGCCGCCCTCTTCCCTCTCCCCCACGCAAAGCTCCGCCCTCTCCCCCGCCGGCGCCGCCCTCCACTCACCTTCTTTCCTTAAAGCGGGGAGGCCCTAGATAGATTCGAGCAAGTCAGCAGGGCGGCGGCCAGATCCGCCACGGACACATCTCGTTGAGATGAGCCACATCGGGAGAGGTAGATCGAGGGGTGGGCATCCGTGCAGGGTGGCCTAGGCCTGGCATCACAGGCGGCAGTGTGATTCGATGGTCAAGAAGGCCTAGGCCATGGCCGAGGCATCCGCTTGATCTCCGTCTCCACTAGCCACCGCCGCCGCTTGATTCCATGCCTCCACCGGTCGCCGCCGTTTGAACCCACGGGCGCGAGACTATCCGATCCTACAATGTTTTTGGTGAGAATTGTTGTCTGTCTTCTTTTGATTATTTGGGAGCATTAAGGAGGGGGACAAACAGAGCCATCACTTGCGCTCTATTTGGGGTttgtgaggaggaggagaaaattcATGCTGGGCCTTCGAGATTCTTCGTGGAACTGTAAGTTTTCTCTCCATCTATTGTTTTTATTCTATTTGATAGATTGCATCCGATCTATAATCAGTTTTTTGTCCAATTTCCTCATCTTATTTTTTTTATCCATGGCTCTGTAAATACGAACGATCTGTGCCAACCATCGAGTCGTCAATGTGTATGTCGGGAGGGTAACTGCCTCACCCTCGCTCTGTCCTTTCATCTACTATACCCATGTAGCCATGCCAAAATACTATCGATCAACATACAGTATCCCAGCCAATGTTCCCCCTTTGTCCTTGGTTCTGtagtttgttttgattttttttcctgcttTGTCGAGTTAAACCAAAAGTGTCTCTATGTAATTAAGCACACACCATATTCTTTCGTAATATGTGTTTACTATCGATAAGCTCGCAGGTTGAAGGATGCTAATCACCCCACATGTACGCCCTATTGCCTTGATGTGATGGCCTATATAGCTTCACCTGGAGGTGTTCACGTCTCCACTTGCCCATTGGTAACCTTGATGAAGTGGTTAATTGGTTAGGAACTGAAATATTTGAATAATGTTGAGTCATCAGGCCATTTATTTATCCATTATTTCGTTTATAATTTTTCATTTGTACACATCGATGATTTTCTAGATTGAGACCAAGAATTAAGATTGATCCATATTTCACTTTATTAGTTTGTTGCATTTATGAAGGCTGGTCGTCTTCCTAGAGGAATCAAACATTATGGGTTCCCATACAATTCGTACGTGTCATGCTGGTATATCCCCTCTCTTTTTACTTTCCGAGTTTACTTTTATTTCAGTTTCTAGGTGCACCTAAATTTTCTTTAAGGGTGACAAGCACATCCCTGGACATAACAGATAATTGTTTTTTAGCTATTGTAAACCTGAAGTGGTATCCCCATGATAATCTTTTGGATTATCTAACTGAATCTAGAATACATACCAAGTGCCATTGTTTGCTAACTATGATTTACAATTCCTGCTTTCTATGGAATAAATAAGATTATGTAGGTTTCATATCACACCCCCTTTGCAACTTTATTAAATGTAAATAGCTTAGCCCTCTATTGATGATGTCATGTGGCTGCTCATGTCTCGCTCTCTTGATGACTAACTTTTTGATGTCTTTATCCTCTCATATAGTTTCTTATTATTAAATAATCATATGGGCTATTGCTAGCCTAAGAAAACATTTTCACGGTTTCTCTTAAATAAGCATTCATTCTTTTTAGGGGAAGTATGCACATTCATTTGTTGTTGTGAAAAAAGTGAGCTAAATGCCAAATAGCAGTGCTCCAGTTTACTTTCCATACCGCAAAATATGTGTTTCACTATAGTTTATTCTTGAACATAGTACTACATGTTTCGTTTTTGCATTTTGaattagaaaacaacaactccaaTTCCATATGCTCAATTTACTCTTTAATTTGCAGGGTTACAAGTGAACTTAAATGCCATTTCCTGGAAATCGGTGTAAGATAACATCACCCTTTATGAAGTTCAATTGTTTCAATGCTCTTAGAAGCCAACCTGAGTACCAAGGACAGAAATACACGACTATGCCATGTTAGTGCCGAGTCCAAGTCGATACCATGTATCTATGTATCATTCAACATTTCAAAAGGAAATACCAACTTGGTTTCTTTTTGTTCCAATTACATCAATGTGTTTCTTTCAAGTtagttgcaaaaaaaatataatttAGAAGTCCCGCAGCAATGCGCCGCCGCCGATTGAACCCATGGGCGCGAGACTGGGAGACGTTTTTTACGGGCGTATGGGCCACCATCCTCGAGACAGCGCCATGGACGGTACTGGCTGCAGCAGCGGGACCTTACCCTGCTCTGGCCCATGGTCGGTGATgagctttctctctctctctctctctcctttgcCCTCATAATTTTTTTGGTTTATCTTCCTGTTTATTCTCAGATCAAAGTCAATGGGACGTGATGTACCATAAGAATAAGATGTTTGCATGTTTTCAAATGATGAGTTGTTTCAGAGTTGTTAGAATAAGCTCGCCCTCGTTCTTTTCTGTTTGAATTAGATTTGCTTGTTCCGAATTTTGATCACATTGTTGTGTGATGTATTGATCTTGGTGTTGTTTTGTTTGCAGAGACACCTAGCGATGTATCAAAATCTGTCCTGCAGAATAAAGGAGCGTTGAGGATGATGGTTTCCATGTTGGCTTGGATGTTGCTTGTTTGGTAGTGGCCTTTAATATGTCAGGTAAGATCTTGGGGTATCATATTCGCTGATTCTCCATTAGATTCCCCTGTTCATTGCAGGATTTTTCCTATTGTGTTCGGTTAGTTGTGATGCGTGTCGCCTGTAGGGATACGTTGTGGCCGCAAGCCATGCGTGTGCCGGTGACAAGCATGCTAGGTAATATTTATGTTCATGAATGCAGGAGGAAAGTAACTTGATAGTTTGAAATAAAAATGGTTCCCAGAAGATTTGGTCATGGTGCAGTATTCTTAGGCTAACTTACTATTTCTTGTAGAAACTAGAAAGATATGTCTAGAGAATAAATGTACATGTAAATTTGGTACACATAGTTTCAATACATGTGCATTTCACTTTCAGCTATATGTAGGTTACTAGCATGCTTTTATTTGAGGTATTTGCCAAGTGGTGTGTGGCTGAATTAAGTGGAAGTTCTTCCATCGGTTGTTGCTGGTCATATAGAGTTTACCTTTGATTTTATATATGGTGTACATGGGTCCAGTTTTCTTCAGAAAATTTGATGTAGTTTTCTGCAATAATTAGCCTGGTTTGTATCATTTGGTGACCTATGAAGTTGTATAGTCACATTCTATCTTGTAGAAGTAATCACTAATCTACCAAAAGTAGAGCCATGATAACTGCATTCAATCAAGACTGTATTACAAGAATTTCCAGCCAACAATAAGACCATGGTTTTCAGTAGTGCTTGTACAATGAAAAGGGGCAGTCCCGAGATTCAAATTTGTTCACCAGAGTGGCTTTTTGATTAGTTTTTGCTTTGTTTCAAGTGCCAATCGAGGAACCACGCCAAGTACAAGCTTTATGCTACCATGCTTTGATGCTTCACTTTGTCATCATGAGGGTAAATTCTGCATCACTTATTAAAATTTGCTATACATTGAAGATGCAAAAAATGGAATAGATGGTTCATAACATAATAGTCGAGGGACCATGAACAAAGGGTATATCTTCATGAAATGTATGGTACTTCCCTCGTGGAGGTGTTGTCTTGCCCCTGCAGACCTATCATCTTGCCTGGAGGTGcgggttgtggagacaaaataccCAGTTCATTGTTTGTTTTGTGAAGTTTGTGATTTCTGCATCCCATCCATAATGATCTTTGTAGTTAGATGTTAGTCAGCGTTGCACTGATGCGTGAAAGGAAGGATATCTGATAATCAATTCATTTTTCACGTGTTAACAAAATCAGCTAAGCATATTTTTCATGTCTTAACAAAATATATATACGCATGTGTGTTTTCTCCTCCAGATTTTTATGGTCTGACTTCTTTTGTGAATAATAGTCTTGTTCAATCAGATTACCAGCTCCAAATATAGAAGCAGCTAGCTTTGGAAAGGTTGAAGGAGGCATTGCTGCAGTGAAAACATTCAGTGGTCAACCAGTATATGTTCCCAATTGGGCGTTCCTCTGTTCTACACTCACTTAATTTTCTTTAACATGTTTTGGTAAAtacttttccattttttttaattCTGATGTATCGATATTTGCCAATTCAGAATAATTTCTTCGCAACTGTTGTCACTTCTATTCATTACCATGCCCTTGTTGATACTTAAAAGAGCAGAAAGAGAAGCCGAGTCCAAGTACGTGGCTGGCGTGTGCATTGTAATGCAGTGCCAGAGACCGGGACCTTGCCTTCTCCGAGAATGTCCATGGTACCACTTCAAAAGTATATCATGGACGTGCTTCAGGTCAATACTTCAAAATCATGTAAGAGAATTGGGCTTCATCCAATTCCTCTTCAGTATTCGTCCAACATGGTCCTAGAATCGTCAAAGATGGTGTGTTGAAGATAAGAGATGGTCTCCTCCAGGCCACTATATCCTACGGCGACTTTGGAAAATGATGGCTTTTGTTCTGAaaattgttaagttcttcattagCCTAGAAATATTATGCGATAAGTGTTGGGCAACAAATGATGTGTTTATTTACGTGCATGAACTACTGCATTGAGTTTTGAATTTTAACGGTGTTGTTGCCTAGATAAGACTTGCATGGAGTGTGTCTATAAAATAACATTTTTCCAGAGTCTTGAGTGGTAGTTTTTACAATGAGTCTTGTAATAAATCATTTGGCGATACTCTACTatgttgttgttgacgtgttcatatcATCTAATTTGACTGAGCTTAATGGCTTTTGTGAATTTTGTTGTTGTGCACAAGCTCAAGTCTTACTTAGAGCCCTTTCTATAGGTCATCGCAATGATGTGCATCTCAGGAAGTGGCATAAAATGATTTTGGTAGttcaatcatgagaaacaagatCATAAAATGGCTAGCCTAGAGGAGTTAAGTTAAGGTTATCCAGCGTAATCGGTCAAATTAATTTGGTTTGTCGTTCCGTAACAACCCACGGGCATCGAGCTAGTCTGTATATAGTTTCTTAATGAAACCTTTAAataaacttatatttaagaacggagggagtacaagtttgTAACCACCGGGACTCACGGAACAAGTAAGAAAGAACTTGACCACGACACGGTAAACCGCCCTGGCCAGACCAATATAAAGCTTACGCCCAGGACACCGCGGCGCGCTCTGCGTCGTCCACCACAAGTCCACAAAACCACCACCCGCGCACCATCTCGCCTAGCTCGCGCTCCGCCTCGActcgcgccgccgtcgccgccgccgtcgtgatCGCCGAGATGGGGAAGCGGAAGTCGACAAGCGCGAAGACGGCGCCGCGGAAGAAGGCGGAGAAGCTGGACACCACCTTCTGCTGCCCCTTCTGCAACCACCCCGGCAGCATCGACTGCAAGATCGACCTCAAGCACATGGTCGCCGAGGCCTCGTGCAGCGCGTGCCTCGAGAGCTACTCCACCACGGCGCACGCCCTCACCGAGCCCGTCGACGTCTACGCCGAGTGGATCGACGAGT harbors:
- the LOC123410433 gene encoding GDSL esterase/lipase At5g45910-like, with protein sequence MKLPSFYLRSSMLVASLVIQLLITAVVSGGGGTTSSSTVAALKRYNAMFTFGDSMEETGNICAASSNKTELDVLTCTHPPYGETYFGRPSCRWCDGRVVIDFIAQALGLPFVPPSKAKGKDFRRGASMAITGGTAMNFSFYRSLGIEDPVWNHGSLDTQIQWFKELMPSICGTEQSCKAYLRKSLFMFGGYGGNDYNVQLLELDLTPLQAMNYTPKIVTAIANGVEKLIALGAVHVVVPGIFPTGCLPIFLSLFGVAAGETDFDGTGCLKSYNRLTEYHNSLLRKQVAALQQKHRNSTRIMYADYYGLVYQMVQEPEKFGFSKPFEACCGAGGGKYNFDVTARCGMEGATTACHDPSTRLSWDGIHPTEEASKVIAGALLRGPYCTPPILG
- the LOC123408180 gene encoding transcription elongation factor 1 homolog, translated to MGKRKSTSAKTAPRKKAEKLDTTFCCPFCNHPGSIDCKIDLKHMVAEASCSACLESYSTTAHALTEPVDVYAEWIDECEKANADRDGDDDHPRNDDDEHYA